In Rhodothermus marinus DSM 4252, a single genomic region encodes these proteins:
- a CDS encoding zinc-dependent metalloprotease gives MLRRLLLATLSLLWVHLSVAQLPDIDTFTRDMVRRDGLIPVYLDTLKGKLYLEVIPSGADLLLVPALPAGLGSNDVGLDRGLFGEERVVQFRRTGNQILLYAPNLTYRALEGDAPARRAVEEAFAASVLWRFPIVARQGDRFLIDATDFALHDAMDVVGRLRQTDQGTFRLDRDRSTILFEAVKAFPRNTVIEALLTFSSEQPGRFVRQVAAVPEHVTLRQRLMFVALPPPGYRPRAHDPRSGLFSITFYDYTSPVGEPLARRWIVRHRLQKKDPNAPVSEPVKPIVYYVDPGAPEPIRQALIDGASWWAEAFEAAGFRNAFRVEVLPDTADPLDVRYNVIQWVHRATRGWSYGRTIVDPRTGEIIKGHVTLGSLRIRQDYLIFEGLLAPYDSAHAHGYPPESDPMLQLALARIRQLAAHEVGHTLGLQHNFAASVNDRASVMDYPAPYVRVRPDGLLDVSEAYDTGIGAWDKVAIRYAYSEFPPGTDETAALEAILEEAARQGLHFITDADARPPGGAHPLAHLWDNGTDAVAALHRELQVRKVALERFGLRNLRAGRPLATLEEVLVPIYLWHRYQTEATVKLLGGAFYTYAVRTPDMPEAPVVRPVPGATQRAALEALLTIVQPATLRLPETLRGLIPPRPPGYPAHRELFARQTAPLFDPVAPAKAAARQVFDLLLQPERLSRLHDQALQDPSLPSLSEVLEQVSRNVWAAPVPDDPYDAHLQRVVQTAWTAGLLERARDARTPVDVRVELEAHLRRLADWLTQNPGTDAATRAHRRFHRDWIRRFLERPYTPDEPGAPELALPPGAPIGLLEQVLERPRRLLEATYDPGCALIDQKSSEK, from the coding sequence ATGCTGCGCCGCCTCCTGCTCGCGACGCTGTCGCTGCTCTGGGTTCACCTGTCGGTTGCGCAACTGCCGGACATCGACACGTTCACCCGCGATATGGTCCGCCGGGACGGCCTGATTCCGGTGTACCTCGACACGCTGAAAGGCAAGCTCTACCTGGAAGTCATCCCCTCGGGCGCAGACCTGTTGCTGGTGCCGGCGCTCCCGGCCGGACTGGGCTCCAACGATGTGGGGCTCGACCGGGGATTGTTCGGCGAGGAACGCGTCGTGCAGTTCCGACGGACCGGCAACCAGATCCTGCTCTATGCGCCCAATCTGACCTACCGGGCACTCGAAGGCGATGCGCCGGCCCGACGGGCCGTCGAAGAAGCCTTTGCAGCCTCCGTGCTGTGGCGCTTTCCGATCGTGGCCCGCCAGGGCGATCGGTTTCTGATCGATGCCACCGACTTTGCCCTGCACGACGCCATGGACGTGGTCGGCCGTCTGCGCCAGACCGATCAGGGTACGTTTCGGCTGGACCGCGACCGGAGCACGATCCTTTTCGAGGCGGTCAAGGCCTTTCCCCGCAACACGGTCATCGAAGCGCTGCTCACGTTTTCGAGCGAGCAGCCGGGTCGCTTCGTGCGTCAGGTAGCGGCCGTGCCCGAGCACGTCACGCTGCGCCAGCGCCTGATGTTTGTGGCCCTGCCGCCACCGGGCTATCGGCCCCGGGCGCACGATCCGCGGAGTGGCCTGTTTTCCATCACGTTCTACGATTACACGAGTCCGGTAGGCGAGCCGCTGGCCCGGCGGTGGATCGTCCGACATCGACTCCAGAAAAAAGACCCGAACGCGCCGGTCAGCGAGCCGGTAAAGCCCATCGTCTACTATGTGGACCCCGGCGCACCTGAGCCGATCCGTCAGGCACTGATTGATGGCGCTTCGTGGTGGGCCGAGGCGTTCGAGGCAGCCGGTTTCCGCAACGCCTTCCGCGTGGAGGTGCTGCCCGACACGGCCGATCCGCTCGACGTACGCTACAACGTGATCCAGTGGGTGCACCGGGCCACGCGCGGCTGGAGCTACGGCCGTACGATCGTCGATCCGCGCACGGGCGAGATCATCAAGGGCCACGTGACGCTGGGCTCGCTGCGCATCCGCCAGGACTACCTGATCTTCGAGGGCCTGCTGGCTCCCTACGACAGCGCGCATGCCCACGGCTATCCGCCTGAATCCGACCCCATGCTGCAGCTGGCGCTGGCCCGCATCCGGCAACTGGCCGCCCACGAAGTGGGCCACACGCTGGGCCTGCAACACAACTTCGCCGCCTCGGTGAACGACCGCGCCTCGGTCATGGACTATCCGGCGCCCTACGTGCGCGTGCGCCCCGACGGCTTGCTGGATGTTTCGGAAGCCTATGATACGGGCATCGGCGCCTGGGACAAAGTGGCCATTCGCTACGCCTACAGCGAATTCCCGCCCGGCACCGACGAGACGGCCGCGCTGGAAGCCATTCTGGAAGAGGCCGCACGCCAGGGCCTGCATTTCATCACCGACGCCGACGCGCGGCCGCCGGGCGGGGCCCATCCGCTGGCGCACCTGTGGGACAACGGCACCGACGCCGTCGCGGCCCTGCACCGCGAGCTGCAGGTACGCAAGGTGGCGTTGGAGCGCTTTGGCCTCCGGAACCTGCGGGCAGGACGTCCGCTGGCCACGCTCGAAGAAGTGCTGGTGCCCATCTACCTCTGGCACCGGTATCAGACCGAGGCCACGGTCAAGCTGCTCGGCGGCGCGTTCTACACGTACGCGGTGCGCACGCCGGATATGCCCGAAGCGCCGGTGGTGCGCCCGGTTCCGGGTGCCACGCAACGGGCGGCGCTCGAAGCCCTGCTCACGATCGTGCAGCCCGCCACGCTGCGCCTTCCCGAAACCCTGCGCGGGCTCATTCCGCCGCGCCCGCCGGGCTATCCGGCGCACCGCGAGCTGTTTGCCCGCCAGACGGCTCCGCTGTTCGATCCGGTCGCGCCAGCCAAGGCGGCCGCCCGACAGGTGTTCGACCTGCTGCTCCAACCGGAACGGCTGAGCCGCCTGCACGATCAGGCCCTGCAGGATCCGTCGCTTCCCTCGCTAAGCGAGGTGCTGGAGCAGGTCAGCCGAAACGTCTGGGCTGCGCCCGTGCCCGACGATCCCTACGACGCTCACCTGCAGCGCGTGGTGCAGACGGCCTGGACGGCCGGCCTGCTGGAACGGGCGCGGGACGCCCGCACGCCCGTGGACGTGCGCGTCGAGCTGGAAGCCCACCTGCGCCGGTTGGCCGACTGGCTCACGCAAAACCCGGGCACCGACGCGGCCACCCGGGCCCACCGCCGTTTCCATCGCGACTGGATCCGGCGCTTCCTAGAGCGTCCCTACACGCCCGACGAGCCGGGGGCCCCGGAACTGGCGCTGCCCCCCGGCGCGCCGATCGGTCTGCTGGAACAGGTACTGGAAAGGCCCCGCCGGCTGCTGGAAGCCACCTACGATCCCGGCTGTGCGCTCATTGACCAGAAGTCATCCGAAAAATAA
- a CDS encoding DUF6691 family protein gives MAELVRDTRPEACIDIEQVAPDYEAQAQEAGNRPGSLLAYLLLGIFFGIVLIKSEVASWFRIQEMFRFQSFHMYGVIGSAVVVAGLSVQLIKRLRLKTIHGEPIEIQPKIWGKGVRYWLGGILFGLGWGLLGACPGPMFALLGSGVTVMVVAIASAMLGTWAYAVLRPRLPH, from the coding sequence ATGGCCGAACTGGTACGTGATACCCGGCCCGAAGCCTGCATCGACATCGAGCAGGTAGCGCCGGACTACGAAGCGCAGGCGCAGGAAGCCGGCAATCGGCCCGGTAGCCTGCTGGCCTACCTGCTGCTGGGCATCTTCTTCGGAATCGTGCTGATCAAGAGCGAGGTGGCCTCCTGGTTTCGCATCCAGGAGATGTTTCGCTTCCAGAGCTTCCACATGTACGGCGTGATCGGCTCGGCCGTCGTGGTGGCCGGACTGTCGGTGCAGCTCATCAAGCGGCTGCGGCTGAAGACGATCCACGGCGAGCCGATCGAGATCCAGCCCAAAATCTGGGGCAAAGGGGTCCGCTACTGGCTGGGCGGGATCCTGTTTGGCCTGGGCTGGGGCCTGCTGGGCGCCTGCCCGGGCCCGATGTTCGCGCTGCTGGGAAGCGGCGTGACCGTCATGGTGGTGGCCATCGCCAGCGCCATGCTGGGCACCTGGGCCTACGCCGTGCTGCGTCCCCGCCTGCCTCACTGA
- a CDS encoding YeeE/YedE family protein produces the protein MFVASEHEKRNPEQTMLEWLSQPWPWYVAGPLIGLIVPLLLLIGGKSFGVSANLRHLCAAVLPTRVDFLRYDWKRQGLWNLTFALGIVLGGFIAATLLASPDPYVHISEATRADLAALGITDFRGLVPSEFISWKGLTTLPGLIMVVLGGFLIGFGARYAGGCTSGHAIMGLADLQLPSLVATIGFFIGGLIATYLILPLIL, from the coding sequence TTGTTCGTCGCTTCCGAACACGAAAAACGCAACCCGGAGCAAACCATGCTGGAGTGGCTTTCGCAACCATGGCCCTGGTACGTGGCCGGTCCGCTGATCGGCCTGATCGTGCCGCTGCTGCTGCTGATCGGCGGCAAGTCGTTCGGCGTGTCGGCCAACCTGCGCCACCTGTGCGCGGCGGTGCTCCCGACGCGCGTGGACTTTCTGCGCTACGACTGGAAACGTCAGGGCCTGTGGAATCTGACCTTCGCGCTGGGCATCGTGCTGGGCGGATTCATCGCCGCCACGCTGCTGGCCTCGCCGGACCCCTACGTGCACATTTCCGAAGCCACGCGCGCCGATCTGGCCGCACTGGGCATCACGGACTTCCGGGGCCTGGTGCCTTCGGAGTTCATCAGCTGGAAGGGCCTGACCACGCTGCCGGGCCTGATCATGGTCGTGCTCGGCGGCTTCCTGATCGGCTTCGGCGCCCGCTACGCCGGTGGCTGCACCTCGGGGCACGCCATCATGGGCCTGGCCGATCTGCAGTTGCCCTCGCTGGTGGCTACGATCGGCTTCTTCATCGGCGGCCTGATCGCCACCTACCTGATTCTGCCCCTGATTCTGTAA
- a CDS encoding MBL fold metallo-hydrolase, producing MLFRQIFDPKLAQYAYLIGCQQTKEAIVIDPERDVDQYLRLAEEEGLRIVAVAETHIHADFLSGARELAERVGARLYLSAEGEADGWASNWAKNGRYDVTFLRDGDTFRIGNIEFKAVHTPGHTPEHLCYLVTDRGGGATEPMGLVTGDFVFVGDLGRPDLLESAARISGMKEPSARRLYQSVLRFLELPDYLQVWPGHGAGSACGKALGAVPESTVGYEKRFNASLAPAREGEDAFVQAILSGQPEPPLYYARMKAYNRDGVPLLGRLPAPRRLSVAELDRLVKQGEVTFVDTRLDRMAFMLAHLPGALYAPFNRSFNTTVGSLVADDQTPLVLIIDDEDVEQAVRDLVRIGYDRIEAYATPETLVRYFNEGGARASIPTITFEDVVRLREQPDVAVLDVRYASEYEAGHIPGAINASYTRLPEYLDRIPKDRTLLVHCVTGGRSAAAASFLAAQGYRVQYVADDFATYQQIGPVESGQPVTA from the coding sequence ATGCTCTTTCGACAGATTTTCGACCCCAAGCTGGCCCAGTACGCCTACCTGATCGGCTGTCAGCAGACGAAAGAAGCGATCGTGATCGATCCGGAGCGGGATGTCGATCAGTACCTGCGCCTGGCCGAGGAAGAAGGGCTGCGCATCGTGGCCGTAGCCGAAACGCACATTCACGCCGACTTCCTCTCGGGCGCGCGTGAACTGGCCGAGCGCGTCGGTGCCCGGCTCTACCTTTCGGCCGAAGGCGAAGCGGACGGCTGGGCCTCCAACTGGGCCAAAAACGGCCGCTACGACGTCACCTTCCTGCGCGACGGCGACACGTTCCGGATCGGAAACATCGAATTCAAGGCCGTGCACACGCCCGGTCACACGCCGGAGCACCTGTGCTACCTGGTGACCGATCGGGGCGGCGGCGCCACCGAACCCATGGGGCTCGTCACGGGCGACTTCGTGTTCGTGGGCGACCTGGGACGCCCGGACCTGCTCGAATCGGCCGCCAGGATCTCGGGCATGAAGGAGCCTTCGGCCCGTCGGCTCTACCAATCCGTGCTGCGCTTCCTGGAGCTGCCCGATTACCTGCAGGTCTGGCCCGGCCACGGCGCCGGATCGGCCTGCGGCAAGGCGCTGGGTGCCGTGCCCGAATCGACGGTGGGCTACGAGAAACGCTTCAACGCCTCGCTGGCCCCGGCGCGTGAAGGCGAAGACGCCTTCGTACAGGCCATCCTGAGCGGCCAGCCCGAACCGCCGCTCTACTACGCCCGCATGAAGGCCTACAACCGCGACGGCGTGCCCCTGCTGGGCCGTCTGCCAGCGCCGCGTCGCCTCTCGGTGGCCGAACTGGACCGCCTGGTGAAGCAGGGCGAGGTGACCTTTGTCGATACGCGGCTGGACCGCATGGCCTTCATGCTGGCGCACCTGCCCGGCGCTCTCTACGCGCCCTTCAACCGGAGCTTCAACACGACGGTGGGCTCGCTCGTAGCCGACGACCAGACGCCGCTCGTGCTGATCATCGACGACGAAGACGTGGAGCAGGCCGTGCGCGATCTGGTCCGCATCGGCTACGACCGCATCGAAGCCTACGCCACACCGGAAACGCTCGTGCGCTACTTCAACGAGGGCGGCGCCCGCGCCTCGATCCCGACGATCACGTTCGAGGACGTCGTCCGCCTGCGCGAGCAGCCGGACGTGGCCGTGCTGGACGTACGCTACGCTTCGGAATACGAAGCCGGTCACATCCCCGGCGCCATCAACGCCTCCTACACCCGGCTGCCGGAATACCTGGACCGCATCCCGAAGGACCGGACGCTGCTGGTGCACTGCGTCACAGGGGGCCGGAGTGCGGCGGCCGCCTCGTTCCTGGCCGCTCAGGGCTACCGCGTGCAGTACGTCGCGGACGACTTTGCCACCTACCAGCAGATCGGGCCCGTGGAAAGCGGTCAGCCCGTCACGGCCTGA
- a CDS encoding ArsR/SmtB family transcription factor, with amino-acid sequence MKTLIPREQLEQVARRFRLLGDPVRLEILNLLHVRGEMTVQDLVAATGQSQANVSKHLRLLREAGLVARRQEGPYAYYRINDPMLAALCVLVCSQVPEATAL; translated from the coding sequence ATGAAGACCCTGATTCCGCGAGAGCAGCTCGAACAGGTGGCCCGGCGCTTTCGGCTGCTGGGCGATCCGGTGCGGCTGGAGATCCTGAACCTTTTGCACGTGCGGGGCGAGATGACCGTACAGGATCTGGTGGCGGCCACCGGGCAGAGCCAGGCAAACGTGAGCAAGCACCTCCGGTTGCTCCGTGAGGCCGGACTGGTGGCCCGCCGCCAGGAAGGGCCCTATGCGTACTACCGGATCAACGATCCGATGCTGGCGGCCTTGTGCGTGCTCGTCTGCAGTCAGGTGCCGGAAGCCACCGCGCTATAG